Proteins from a genomic interval of Stenotrophomonas sp. 24(2023):
- a CDS encoding monovalent cation/H+ antiporter subunit D — MNHLVILPILVPLFGAALSLFVEHRRYGPKVQRTVAWTSLAALALVVGLLFAATVDGHINVYLLGDWPSRLGIALVADHLSAWMLLTTLLLAIPCLLHACSGWDRRAPHFHALFQFQLVGLNGAFLTGDIFNLFVFFEVMLIASYGLLLSGGRGLRMRIGLHYVVFNVTASTLFLIALGLLYASLGSLNMAELSQRIAQVPPAQLTLVKATLGLLLLVFCAKAALMPLYLWLPESYARAPAAVAALFAIMTKVGLYAVLRVQMLWFGEDAGAMAGYGRDWLLWAGVATLVLGGLGVVAAARLRVLISYLVVVSAATLFIAFAVGTPKVLSAGLYYLPHSTFVAAALFLVADLIRRRRGGASDRKEVIAPMPGRETPAVLFLIGAVSVAGLPPLSGFLAKAALLAGMPAHYTPAVWTAVLASSLLVIMGLVRGGIRLFWRVPQPDADAPAPRKAPLRRVELYAACVLLLYGVGMTLFAAPLMRHTDAIAAQLLQPGDYVQQLRATTPEIRQP; from the coding sequence ATGAACCATCTGGTGATCCTGCCGATCCTGGTGCCGCTGTTCGGCGCGGCACTGTCGCTGTTCGTCGAGCACCGCCGCTATGGCCCGAAGGTGCAGCGCACGGTGGCCTGGACGTCGCTGGCCGCGCTGGCGCTGGTGGTCGGGCTGCTGTTTGCCGCCACCGTCGATGGCCACATCAACGTCTACCTGCTGGGCGACTGGCCGTCGCGGCTGGGCATCGCACTGGTGGCCGACCACCTGTCGGCGTGGATGCTGCTGACCACCCTGCTGCTGGCCATTCCCTGCCTGCTGCATGCCTGTTCCGGCTGGGACCGGCGCGCACCGCACTTCCACGCGCTGTTCCAGTTCCAGCTGGTGGGCCTGAACGGTGCGTTCCTGACCGGGGACATCTTCAACCTGTTCGTGTTCTTCGAGGTGATGCTGATCGCCTCCTACGGCCTGCTGCTCAGCGGCGGCCGTGGCCTGCGCATGCGCATCGGCCTGCACTACGTGGTGTTCAACGTCACCGCTTCGACGCTGTTCCTGATCGCCCTGGGCCTGCTGTACGCCTCGCTGGGCTCGCTGAACATGGCCGAGCTGTCCCAGCGCATCGCCCAGGTGCCACCGGCCCAGCTGACGCTGGTCAAGGCGACACTGGGCCTGTTGCTGCTGGTGTTCTGCGCCAAGGCCGCGTTGATGCCGCTGTACTTGTGGCTGCCCGAATCCTACGCACGCGCACCGGCGGCGGTGGCGGCCCTGTTCGCGATCATGACCAAGGTCGGCCTGTATGCCGTGCTGCGCGTGCAGATGCTGTGGTTCGGCGAGGACGCCGGTGCGATGGCCGGGTACGGCCGTGACTGGCTGCTGTGGGCCGGCGTGGCCACGCTGGTGCTGGGCGGGCTGGGCGTGGTCGCGGCCGCGCGCCTGCGCGTGCTGATCTCCTACCTGGTGGTGGTGTCGGCGGCCACGCTGTTCATCGCCTTTGCGGTGGGCACGCCGAAGGTGCTGTCCGCCGGCCTGTACTACCTGCCGCACAGTACCTTCGTGGCCGCGGCGCTGTTCCTGGTGGCCGACCTGATCCGCCGCCGCCGTGGTGGCGCCAGCGACCGCAAGGAAGTCATCGCACCGATGCCGGGCCGGGAAACGCCCGCCGTGCTGTTCCTGATCGGCGCGGTCTCGGTGGCCGGGCTGCCGCCGCTGTCCGGGTTCCTGGCCAAGGCCGCGCTGCTGGCCGGCATGCCGGCGCACTACACCCCGGCGGTATGGACGGCCGTGCTGGCCAGCAGCCTGCTGGTCATCATGGGCCTGGTGCGCGGCGGCATCCGCCTGTTCTGGCGCGTACCGCAGCCCGACGCCGACGCCCCGGCGCCGCGCAAGGCCCCCCTGCGCCGGGTCGAGCTGTATGCCGCCTGCGTGCTGCTGCTGTACGGCGTGGGCATGACCCTGTTCGCCGCACCGCTGATGCGCCACACCGATGCCATCGCCGCCCAGCTGCTGCAGCCGGGTGACTATGTGCAGCAGCTGCGTGCGACCACGCCGGAGATCCGCCAGCCATGA
- a CDS encoding Na+/H+ antiporter subunit E, translated as MNRPSLLKRLLPSVPLSIMVVAFWLLMSDSFNLGQILLGLLLGVVVPLFAARLDREFARIGSLRPLPKLLVVTLWDILLSNIRVAIQVLGHERNIQPGFIWLPLDIANIHGIAALTSMITLTPGTVSAALSDDRRFLLVHVLHLEDAQELIDTIKRRYEAPLMEIFP; from the coding sequence ATGAACCGCCCTTCCCTGCTCAAGCGCCTGCTGCCCTCGGTACCGCTGTCGATCATGGTGGTGGCGTTCTGGCTGCTGATGTCCGACAGCTTCAACCTGGGCCAGATCCTGCTGGGCCTGCTGCTGGGCGTGGTGGTGCCGCTGTTCGCCGCGCGCCTGGACCGCGAATTCGCCCGCATCGGGTCGCTGCGGCCGCTGCCGAAGCTGCTGGTGGTGACGCTGTGGGACATCCTGCTGTCCAACATCCGCGTGGCGATCCAGGTGCTGGGGCATGAGCGCAACATCCAGCCCGGCTTCATCTGGCTGCCGCTGGACATCGCCAACATCCACGGCATCGCCGCGTTGACCAGCATGATCACCCTGACCCCCGGCACCGTGTCGGCCGCGCTGAGCGACGACCGCAGGTTCCTGCTGGTGCACGTGCTGCACCTGGAAGACGCACAGGAACTGATCGACACGATCAAGCGCCGTTATGAAGCCCCGTTGATGGAGATCTTCCCATGA
- a CDS encoding K+/H+ antiporter subunit F, with product MTGFEVIQTTLVVCMHVVGLAMLLATWRLLRGPTVPDRILALDTLSVTAIAELMLFGMYLNSPIYFEAALIIAMLGFGSTVVLSKFVLRRDIVE from the coding sequence ATGACCGGTTTTGAAGTCATCCAGACCACCCTGGTGGTGTGCATGCACGTGGTCGGCCTGGCCATGCTGCTGGCCACCTGGCGGCTGCTGCGCGGCCCCACCGTGCCTGACCGCATCCTTGCCCTGGACACCCTGTCGGTGACCGCCATCGCCGAGTTGATGCTGTTCGGCATGTACCTCAATTCGCCGATCTACTTCGAGGCGGCGCTGATCATCGCCATGCTCGGCTTCGGCAGCACGGTGGTGCTGAGCAAGTTCGTGCTGCGCCGGGACATCGTCGAATGA
- a CDS encoding Na+/H+ antiporter subunit G yields the protein MITFIQIALSILLLFGCFFILVGALGLVKLSTFFKRLHAPTKASTLGVGCVLVGSVCYHIFLGQDPQPRELLITVFLFITAPISAHLMAKAALSLLMETRPSLPGNERAEEEQLPPPEPARDEESAAR from the coding sequence ATGATCACCTTCATCCAGATCGCGCTGTCGATCCTGCTGCTGTTCGGCTGCTTCTTCATCCTGGTCGGCGCACTGGGCCTGGTGAAGCTGTCCACGTTCTTCAAGCGCCTGCATGCCCCGACCAAGGCCAGCACGCTGGGTGTGGGCTGCGTGCTGGTGGGATCGGTGTGCTACCACATCTTCCTGGGCCAGGACCCGCAGCCGCGTGAGCTGCTGATCACCGTGTTCCTGTTCATCACCGCCCCGATCAGCGCGCACCTGATGGCCAAGGCCGCGCTGTCGCTGCTGATGGAAACGCGCCCGAGCCTGCCCGGCAACGAGCGTGCCGAGGAAGAGCAGCTGCCGCCGCCGGAACCGGCCAGGGACGAGGAAAGCGCGGCGCGCTGA
- a CDS encoding sodium:calcium antiporter, protein MIVIATAWFLLGLLLLALGGDSIVKGVAGLAQRFGARPFTAGLLLMTVATSLPELAVNARALVLGQPELALGNAVGSTLANLGLTLGVAALAAPLLLRARLLGTLWWALLLAAVAVILFGRDGRLQAWEGGLLLAGFLACLAVVLARRNREPEAVQQTIAASALTRTSVPLNVLRVAIAGVALYGGARLVVGAAGDFATALGWTPLLVGLLPVAIGTALPEVAAAVFAARRGQGDMVLGHVLGSSVVNLALLLGVLGVLQPLALPASFVRLELPAVIAFVLVLYPMLRGDLRISRSEGAVLLGAFVAWVGLEIALVTPA, encoded by the coding sequence ATGATCGTCATCGCCACTGCCTGGTTCCTGCTCGGCCTGCTGCTGCTGGCCTTGGGCGGGGATTCGATCGTCAAAGGGGTGGCCGGCCTGGCCCAGCGCTTCGGTGCGCGCCCGTTCACCGCAGGCCTGCTGCTGATGACCGTGGCCACCTCGCTGCCGGAACTGGCGGTCAACGCCCGTGCGCTGGTGCTGGGGCAGCCTGAGCTGGCGCTGGGCAATGCCGTGGGCAGCACGCTGGCCAACCTGGGCCTGACCCTGGGCGTTGCCGCGCTGGCCGCGCCGCTGCTGCTGCGCGCACGGCTGCTGGGCACCCTGTGGTGGGCCCTGCTGCTGGCCGCCGTGGCGGTGATCCTGTTCGGGCGCGATGGGCGCCTGCAGGCCTGGGAAGGTGGCCTGCTGCTGGCGGGATTCCTGGCCTGCCTGGCCGTGGTGCTGGCCCGGCGAAACCGTGAACCGGAGGCCGTGCAGCAGACCATCGCCGCCTCGGCCCTGACCCGCACCAGCGTGCCGCTGAACGTGCTGCGCGTGGCCATTGCCGGCGTGGCCCTGTACGGGGGCGCGCGACTGGTGGTGGGCGCCGCTGGCGACTTCGCCACCGCGCTGGGCTGGACGCCGTTGCTGGTCGGCCTGCTGCCGGTGGCTATCGGCACCGCCCTGCCGGAAGTTGCCGCCGCGGTATTCGCTGCACGGCGCGGGCAGGGCGACATGGTGCTTGGCCACGTGCTGGGGTCCAGCGTGGTCAACCTGGCGCTACTGCTGGGCGTGCTGGGCGTGCTGCAGCCGCTGGCGTTGCCGGCGTCGTTCGTGCGGCTGGAGCTGCCGGCGGTGATCGCCTTCGTGCTGGTGCTGTACCCGATGCTGCGTGGCGACCTGCGGATCAGCCGCAGCGAAGGCGCGGTGCTGCTGGGCGCCTTCGTGGCCTGGGTGGGGCTGGAGATCGCACTGGTAACGCCGGCCTGA
- the hmgA gene encoding homogentisate 1,2-dioxygenase: MSSSITARGYQTGFGNEFATEAVPGTLPIGRNSPQKVAHGLYAEQLSGTAFTAPRGHNRRSWLYRIRPAVTHGEFTPFAQSQLQCDFGAQPASPNQLRWSPLPLPELPTDFVEGLYTMGGNGAPDAHAGVGIHLYAANRDMVGRYFYSADGELLIVPQLGALRLLTEMGVVEIEPQQIAVIPRGVRFRVELPDGPSRGYICENYGALLKLPDLGPIGANGLANPRDFETPHAAFEDVDGDFELIAKFEGRLWRAPIDHSPLDVVGWHGNYAPYRYDLRRFNTIGSISHDHPDPSIFLVLHSPSDTPGTSNMDFAIFPPRWLVAQDTFRPPWFHRNIASEFMGLVHGAYDAKAEGFVPGGASLHNCMSGHGPDAPTFDKASNADLSRPDVIKDTMAFMFETRAVIRPSAQALAAAHRQGDYQQCWNGLRNNYR, encoded by the coding sequence ATGTCCTCGTCCATCACCGCCCGTGGCTACCAGACCGGCTTCGGCAACGAGTTCGCCACCGAAGCCGTGCCCGGCACGCTGCCGATCGGCCGCAATTCACCGCAGAAAGTGGCCCACGGCCTGTACGCCGAACAGCTGTCCGGCACTGCCTTCACCGCGCCGCGCGGCCACAACCGTCGCAGCTGGCTGTACCGCATCCGCCCGGCGGTGACCCACGGTGAGTTCACCCCGTTCGCGCAGTCGCAGCTGCAGTGCGATTTCGGCGCGCAGCCGGCCTCGCCCAACCAGCTGCGCTGGAGCCCGCTGCCGCTGCCGGAACTGCCGACCGACTTCGTCGAAGGCCTGTACACCATGGGCGGCAATGGCGCCCCGGATGCGCATGCCGGCGTCGGCATCCACTTGTATGCCGCCAACCGGGACATGGTGGGCCGCTACTTCTACAGCGCCGACGGCGAACTGCTGATCGTGCCGCAGCTGGGCGCGCTGCGCCTGCTGACCGAAATGGGCGTGGTCGAGATCGAGCCGCAGCAGATCGCGGTCATCCCGCGGGGCGTGCGCTTCCGCGTGGAGCTGCCCGACGGCCCCAGCCGCGGCTACATCTGCGAGAACTACGGCGCCCTGCTGAAGCTGCCCGACCTGGGCCCGATCGGCGCCAACGGCCTGGCCAATCCGCGCGACTTCGAGACCCCGCATGCGGCGTTCGAGGATGTCGACGGTGATTTCGAGCTGATCGCCAAGTTCGAGGGACGCCTGTGGCGTGCGCCGATCGACCACTCGCCGCTGGACGTGGTGGGCTGGCACGGCAACTACGCGCCGTACCGCTATGACCTGCGCCGGTTCAACACCATCGGCTCGATCAGCCACGACCATCCGGATCCGTCGATCTTCCTGGTGCTGCATTCGCCCAGCGACACACCCGGCACCAGCAACATGGATTTCGCCATCTTCCCGCCGCGCTGGCTGGTGGCGCAGGACACGTTCCGCCCGCCGTGGTTCCACCGCAATATCGCCAGCGAGTTCATGGGCCTGGTGCACGGTGCCTACGATGCCAAGGCCGAAGGCTTCGTGCCCGGGGGGGCGTCGCTGCACAACTGCATGAGCGGCCATGGCCCGGACGCACCGACCTTCGACAAGGCATCGAATGCAGACCTGTCCCGGCCGGACGTGATCAAGGACACGATGGCCTTCATGTTCGAGACCCGCGCCGTGATCCGCCCGAGCGCACAGGCATTGGCCGCCGCGCACCGGCAGGGCGACTACCAGCAGTGCTGGAACGGCCTGCGCAACAACTACCGCTGA